One window of Trifolium pratense cultivar HEN17-A07 linkage group LG5, ARS_RC_1.1, whole genome shotgun sequence genomic DNA carries:
- the LOC123886553 gene encoding uncharacterized protein LOC123886553 — MSTLNLNRTEGPLHTGGSIPTTEHYKRLKKASDISPTCWKLFQTTHKFKGDPNKWVNSKSEIVANEYEKRIVERDSQEPLGDDVSIQQADDIIFLDVVGGVDKKGRIYGLGPEAERYKRSRSSTYDGISSSEYQHMRTIISDLSAENMTLKEKLKTHEELIHQSQEDSHLLREQLFQFMEKLSLSHLPPRSDPPPPPPPTT; from the exons ATGTCAACATTGAACCTTAACCGAACTGAGGGTCCACTACACACCGGGGGATCAATTCCAACAACTGAGCATTACAAGAGATTG AAAAAAGCCTCAGATATAAGTCCAACCTGCTGGAAGTTATTTCAAACGACACACAAATTTAAAGGTGATCCAAACAAGTGGGTTAACTCAAAATCAGAGATAGTTGCt AATGAGTATGAAAAAAGGATTGTTGAGAGAGACTCACAGGAGCCACTAGGGGATGATGTTTCCATTCAACAAGCTGACGACATCATCTTCTTGGATGTTGTTGGAGGAGTGGACAAGAAGGGACGCATATATGGTTTGGGTCCAGAAGCAGAGAGGTACAAGCGATCTAGATCTTCCACTTATGACGGtatctcatcatctgaatatCAACACATGAGGACTATAATTTCTGATTTGTCTGCTGAAAATATGACTCTTAAAGAGAAATTGAAGACTCATGAGGAGTTGATTCATCAATCCCAGGAAGATTCGCATTTGCTTAGGGAgcaattatttcaatttatgGAGAAGTTATCTTTGAGTCATCTACCTCCACGTTCGGATCCACCTCCGCCTCCACCACCCACTACTTGA